One stretch of Limnohabitans sp. DNA includes these proteins:
- a CDS encoding group II truncated hemoglobin: MNSEDKPSFDTPFAWIGGEATVRALSDRFYDLMDMEPGYKALRDAHGSTLQDARDKLFWFLCGWLGGPEHYTERFGHPRLRMRHMPFSIGVLERDQWLACMDQAMTELQLDPVLRERLNASFFKTADWMRNRGA; the protein is encoded by the coding sequence ATGAACAGTGAAGACAAGCCCTCTTTCGATACACCATTTGCCTGGATCGGAGGTGAAGCGACTGTGCGCGCTTTGTCCGATCGCTTTTATGACTTGATGGACATGGAGCCTGGCTACAAAGCCTTGAGAGACGCTCACGGAAGCACTTTGCAGGATGCGCGAGACAAATTGTTTTGGTTTCTGTGTGGTTGGCTTGGGGGGCCTGAGCACTACACCGAACGCTTTGGTCATCCGCGTTTGCGGATGCGTCACATGCCTTTTTCCATCGGCGTGTTGGAGCGTGACCAATGGCTGGCATGCATGGACCAAGCGATGACAGAGCTGCAGCTTGACCCTGTTTTGCGTGAGCGGCTCAATGCCAGTTTTTTCAAAACCGCTGACTGGATGCGCAACCGGGGCGCTTGA
- a CDS encoding FtsX-like permease family protein: protein MNKQSWMHGLKLGGRQLWRDLRAGELRLLMLSVALAVAALTAIGFLADRMQSGLWRDARQLLGGDAVVVSDQRTPAGFVRQAQEAGLALNTNVSFPTMARAMKPLEPGAAPATRLVALKAVQPGYPLRGRLDISVPAEASPPPATTLTRQNQSVAGVPPLGEVWVDAALLEALDVQVGQMLGLGDRSLRIGATITREPDRGGGFMTFAPRVMMNMSDLGSTGLLQPASRVSWRMAVAGDTAAVARFLSWAQTEADKPDVRGVKVESLESGRPEMRQTLDRASQFLNLVSLLAALLCSVAVALAARSFAERYLDACALLRVLGQSQRTLALSYGLEFLGAGLVASVMGVLAGYGVHLGFVHLLAGLVDANLPGVTAEPALMGLAMGMTLLVAFGLPPVLQLAQVPPLRVIRRELGNLQVRSGLVLVMGLFGFALTLLMVSRSLTLGLITVGGFALALLVFASLAAAALWVLRRALPEHTAPRSLRLATRQVAARPVFAVVQISALSVGLLALALLILLRTDLIASWRQATPANAPDRFVINVQPEQADQFLVHLKKAGVQSPDWFPMIRGRLVAINGRILGPDDLQADRGKRFLDREINLSHSPILPGHNPLVAGRWQAEEADGVSVEEGIAMALGLKLGDRLGFEIAGQSHEARVTSLRKVDWSSMRANFFMLFPVSRMPELPMTYMAAFKSPQGVPGFENTMVNEFPNITSVDMRSTLTQVQRVMDQVIRAVEFLFVFTLAAGLMVLLAAVGASRQAREREYAIMRALGASSRLLAQVQRTELLGIGWLAGFMSSAMALAVGWVLARYAFGFAWQPPLWAPLIGGLAGALMAWVAGSLSLAGVLRQPVVQTLRQAGQ, encoded by the coding sequence ATGAACAAGCAATCTTGGATGCATGGTTTGAAGCTGGGGGGGCGCCAGCTGTGGCGGGACCTGCGGGCTGGCGAATTGCGCCTCTTGATGCTGTCTGTCGCCTTGGCGGTGGCGGCTTTGACGGCCATAGGTTTTCTGGCTGACCGGATGCAGTCGGGCCTTTGGCGCGATGCCCGTCAACTGCTCGGTGGTGACGCGGTGGTGGTGAGTGACCAGCGCACGCCTGCAGGGTTTGTTCGGCAGGCCCAAGAGGCCGGTCTGGCGCTCAATACCAACGTTTCTTTTCCTACCATGGCGCGTGCCATGAAGCCCTTGGAGCCGGGGGCAGCGCCGGCTACCCGTTTGGTGGCTCTCAAGGCGGTGCAGCCAGGTTACCCATTGCGTGGTCGTTTGGACATTTCGGTGCCAGCTGAGGCTTCACCACCACCAGCCACGACTTTGACTCGTCAGAACCAGTCAGTGGCTGGTGTGCCACCCTTGGGTGAGGTCTGGGTTGATGCAGCTTTGCTGGAAGCTTTGGATGTCCAGGTCGGTCAGATGCTGGGTCTTGGCGATCGCAGCTTGCGCATTGGTGCCACCATCACCCGTGAACCTGATCGGGGGGGCGGATTCATGACGTTTGCGCCTCGCGTGATGATGAATATGTCCGACTTGGGCTCGACAGGACTGCTGCAGCCAGCCAGTCGCGTCAGTTGGCGCATGGCGGTCGCCGGTGATACCGCCGCGGTGGCGCGTTTCCTGTCCTGGGCACAGACTGAGGCCGACAAGCCCGACGTGCGTGGTGTCAAAGTCGAGTCGCTTGAAAGCGGGCGGCCCGAGATGCGGCAGACCTTGGACAGGGCTTCGCAGTTCTTGAATCTGGTGTCTTTGTTGGCAGCCCTTTTGTGTTCAGTGGCTGTGGCCTTGGCGGCCCGCAGTTTTGCCGAGCGATATCTCGATGCTTGTGCCTTGCTGAGAGTTTTGGGGCAAAGCCAGCGCACACTCGCATTGAGTTATGGCCTGGAATTTCTGGGCGCTGGCTTGGTGGCCAGTGTGATGGGGGTCTTGGCAGGCTATGGTGTTCACTTGGGCTTTGTCCATTTGTTGGCCGGTTTGGTGGATGCCAATTTACCAGGCGTCACGGCTGAGCCCGCGCTCATGGGCCTGGCCATGGGGATGACCTTGCTGGTGGCTTTTGGCTTGCCTCCGGTTTTGCAGCTTGCTCAAGTGCCGCCTTTGCGCGTGATTCGCCGAGAATTGGGCAACTTGCAGGTGCGCTCCGGACTGGTCTTGGTGATGGGTTTGTTCGGTTTTGCGCTCACCTTGCTGATGGTCAGCCGCAGCCTGACTTTGGGCCTGATCACCGTGGGTGGCTTTGCTCTGGCATTGCTGGTTTTTGCGTCATTGGCCGCTGCAGCATTGTGGGTATTGCGCCGGGCGTTGCCTGAACATACCGCTCCACGCTCCTTGCGCTTGGCAACTCGGCAGGTGGCAGCGCGTCCGGTGTTTGCGGTGGTGCAGATCAGTGCACTGTCGGTGGGACTGCTGGCGCTGGCCTTGCTGATTTTGTTGCGCACAGACCTGATTGCCAGCTGGCGTCAGGCCACACCCGCGAATGCGCCTGACCGATTTGTCATCAATGTCCAGCCCGAACAAGCCGATCAGTTCCTGGTGCACCTGAAAAAAGCAGGTGTTCAATCGCCCGATTGGTTCCCCATGATTCGGGGGCGTCTGGTGGCCATCAATGGCCGCATCCTGGGCCCTGATGATTTGCAAGCCGATCGCGGCAAACGGTTTCTGGACCGAGAAATCAACCTGTCGCACAGCCCTATCCTGCCCGGCCACAACCCCCTGGTGGCTGGGCGTTGGCAAGCTGAAGAAGCCGATGGGGTCAGCGTGGAAGAGGGCATTGCCATGGCCTTGGGCTTGAAGCTGGGTGATCGCCTAGGCTTTGAGATTGCCGGACAGTCCCATGAGGCGCGCGTGACCTCTTTGCGCAAGGTGGACTGGTCCTCCATGCGGGCCAACTTCTTCATGCTGTTTCCTGTTTCGCGAATGCCGGAATTGCCCATGACTTACATGGCTGCCTTCAAGTCGCCTCAAGGTGTGCCGGGTTTTGAAAACACGATGGTCAACGAGTTCCCCAACATCACCAGTGTGGACATGCGCAGCACACTGACTCAGGTGCAGAGAGTCATGGATCAAGTCATCCGGGCGGTTGAATTCCTGTTTGTCTTTACCCTGGCGGCCGGACTGATGGTCTTGTTGGCTGCAGTTGGTGCAAGTCGTCAGGCGCGTGAGCGCGAATACGCGATCATGCGTGCACTGGGAGCCAGCAGCCGTCTGCTGGCTCAGGTGCAACGCACTGAGCTTCTTGGCATCGGCTGGTTGGCAGGCTTCATGTCGAGTGCCATGGCCTTGGCGGTGGGCTGGGTCTTGGCGCGTTACGCCTTCGGGTTTGCTTGGCAGCCCCCTTTATGGGCCCCTTTGATAGGTGGTTTGGCGGGCGCATTGATGGCTTGGGTTGCGGGCAGCTTGAGCTTGGCCGGTGTTTTGCGTCAACCAGTGGTGCAGACTCTGCGCCAGGCCGGGCAGTGA
- a CDS encoding Smr/MutS family protein: protein MKINALQDLKKVRQKLAEAQSQAQAVAAAQAFAARQRELESNLFVRAVGQVQRLPVKDQVNLVRPAPAPIAHQRQKDNQAVLRDCLSDEFDASTLLDTDDALSFRRPGIGRDVIHKLRKGDWSIQREIDLHGLRSDEARVALAEFIRLAHRQGLRCLRVVHGKGLGSPGKTPVLKSRVHDWLVQKNQVLAFVQAKPSEGGAGALVVLLKSGA from the coding sequence GTGAAAATCAACGCGCTGCAAGATCTGAAAAAGGTTCGCCAAAAATTGGCCGAAGCCCAGTCACAAGCTCAGGCGGTTGCGGCTGCCCAAGCCTTTGCTGCGCGGCAACGCGAGCTTGAAAGCAATTTGTTCGTCCGTGCGGTGGGCCAGGTTCAACGTTTGCCTGTCAAGGATCAGGTCAACTTGGTGCGGCCCGCGCCTGCGCCGATTGCTCACCAGCGCCAAAAAGACAATCAGGCGGTGCTGCGCGATTGCTTGAGCGATGAATTTGATGCCAGCACCTTGCTCGATACCGACGATGCTTTGAGTTTTCGCCGACCCGGCATTGGTCGCGATGTGATTCACAAGCTGCGCAAGGGTGACTGGTCGATTCAGCGCGAAATTGATCTGCATGGTCTGCGCAGCGACGAAGCCCGTGTTGCCCTGGCCGAGTTCATTCGCCTGGCGCATCGTCAGGGTTTGCGATGTTTGCGCGTTGTGCATGGCAAGGGCTTGGGTTCACCGGGCAAGACGCCGGTGCTCAAGTCCAGGGTGCACGACTGGCTGGTACAAAAAAACCAGGTCTTGGCCTTTGTGCAGGCCAAACCTTCTGAAGGTGGTGCCGGTGCTTTGGTGGTGCTGCTCAAATCAGGCGCTTGA